Proteins from a single region of Parambassis ranga chromosome 16, fParRan2.1, whole genome shotgun sequence:
- the ptpn23a gene encoding tyrosine-protein phosphatase non-receptor type 23, giving the protein MEAVPRMPMIWLDLKEAGEFQFSPSVRQFILKNYGENPDNYNEQLKKLETLRQSAVNVTRDFEGCSTLRKYFGQLHYLQSRVPMGPGQEACVPISWTEIFSGKTVTHDDISYEQACILYNLGALHSMLGAMDNRVSEEGMKVSCTHFQCSAGAFSYLRDHFSHNFSVDMSHQILNLNINLMLGQAQECLLEKSMLDNRKSFLVARISAQVVDYYKEACRALENSETASMLGKIQKDWKKLVQMKIYYFAAIAHLHMGKQAEEQQKYGERLAYLQSSLDKLNEAIKLAKGQPDSVQEALRFTMDVIGGKFNSAKKDNDFIYHETVPSLETLASVKGAPLVKALPVNPTDPSVTGPDLFSKLVPMAAHEASSLYSEEKAKLLRDIMAKIESKNETLEQFMDSLGLEPESVDNLDMYSHIPPVLMEKCAALSVRPDTVKSLIQSMQVLSGVFTDVESSLKEIRDVLEMDEAGERSLQEVVGSVAGEVHPAVQSQALAEIRRDLEKYMEAHEKASFTNTELHRAMNLHISNLRLLGGPLESLREALPRPQLSEEEVAGLQCMKRILGKVQEMREQRGSLEKQLRDLIQQDDITSTLVTTERADMKRIFEEQLKKYEQVKVYIDQNLAAQENILKALTEANVQYASVRKGLSQTEQQWNSTVQGLVGSYEAYEDLMKKSQEGKEFYDDLEAKASFLLEKAKALCQTRAEERKPFLEKETQKKPPARPTAAKPSLKPKTPDVDSACSSLEDPELAQLSAAILALGGDLPEDLRSLPPDIPSLATTAARLPRPEAFIPPGANLGGSTSLPWPGAPAAGLPRFPANLPPPELLARIAQFPTSGAIGPQGPIPRGPLPQMTPQMPPQMPTQVSSYRPPPPQAPQPGPVAPVPIRPSTTTVDSIQAPIPSYTPTPHHAVPPVASTGYTVTPQMGTYPQFIPQPRGPIQSQTPATQSQQQKHPQPYPHPLPQGYQPRPIHGPPPPFQTQQAYPHGYMPPQPGVPPQYQQPFPGQLQPHQQNGFQPQPQIPQGYQPPQGYVPQQHPQMMPGSMPRPPQVQTAHTPTPPTSQQAPAVSQPYLPHPNQQLPTGLPHQHMLPQQQQIPMSASTQQIPPHQQMQITGGPRPQMPPTSQTMPPVSQNYMPPTSQPIHPTLHPQMPPASQPHMVPGPQSHLPRGPMPQMPPTALPPQHHSHPGQPPIPNMPQQSIRIPSQPQPPPSGGVCYPGGAPLMPQQPLAPQPATHQQPQAPLPMTHPQPSAVYPSAPGPNVPASAPQQPTAMGPHGAHGPPAQHMIQPSPGGPAAAQAPNTIPPSPSPSPSPSPSPGPASLSLNPQQRPTPAATPVGTAPPTLPSPSAVSPSTSLFERQNSSTDDLLSSSPESQPGGTKAPTNVLQPTKADPQDGERRKKSSQGVLLIQGDPYQAPERVMRLHGELERYRAQVDSLEHPSESEGGLSVLDARWKELQDQQEKDARQLSIAIARCYTMKNRHQDVMPYDLNRVVLQSGKDDYINASYVEELSPYCPRLIATQAPLTGTAADFWLMVYEQKVSLIVMLVSEQELEKGKVLRYFPTERGQQLSQGPITLSLTTQKTTPTHVERMISLQYRDQSLKRTVVHLQFTSWPELGLPDSKSNLLRFIQEVHGHYLHQRPLHTPVVVHCSSGVGRTGAFCLLYAALQELEAGNGIPDLPLLVKKMRQQRKNMLQEKLHLKFCYEAVLKHAEQVLQRHGIATATCSKNSNSAATKPYLRQESQQDIVLGGDMPISSIQATIAKLSIRPPSATDPAMEYGASCGMEEQVGTILPALDSMVDIQDATTDHSFSLPPSSPAHSPPPPNGLDAASPSTPPAPNHQPVPEAAPSISPPPDSTAPAPSSLELLASLTPEAFSMDGGGKGKQRVTKQSFLQPTEGQGLHSTRGEGGDDPLSSLDPLWSMNKH; this is encoded by the exons TTCATCTTGAAGAATTACGGAGAGAATCCGGACAATTACAACGAGCAGCTGAAGAAACTGGAAACTCTACGGCAG aGTGCGGTGAATGTGACGAGGGATTTTGAGGGATGCAGCACACTGAGGAAGTATTTTGGCCAGCTGCATTACCTCCAGAGCCGAGTACCCATGGGACCAGGCCAGGAGGCTTGCGTACCCATCTCATG GACTGAAATCTTCTCTGGAAAAACGGTCACCCATGATGACATCAGCTACGAGCAAGCATGCATACTCTACAATCTTG GGGCTCTGCACTCCATGTTGGGAGCCATGGATAACAGGGTATCGGaggag GGCATGAAGGTGTCATGCACTCACTTCCAGTGCTCAGCGGGGGCCTTCTCCTACCTGAGAGACCACTTCAGCCACAACTTCAGCGTGGACATGAGCCACCAGATTCTTAACCTCAACATCAACCTCATGCTG GGCCAGGCTCAGGAGTGTCTTCTGGAAAAATCCATGCTGGATAACAGGAAGAGTTTTCTTGTCGCCCGCATCAGTGCTCAG gtggTGGATTACTATAAAGAGGCCTGCAGGGCTCTGGAGAACTCAGAGACAGCCTCCATGCTGGGAAAGATCCAAAAAGACTGGAAGAAACTGGTTCAGATGAAGATCTACTACTTTGCTGCTATTGCACAT CTTCATATGGGAAAACAGGCAGAGGAGCAACAGAAGTATGGTGAACGG CTAGCTTACCTGCAGAGCTCCTTGGACAAACTCAATGAGGCCATCAAGCTAGCCAAG GGCCAACCTGACAGTGTGCAAGAAGCCCTGAGATTTACCATGGATGTTATCGGCGGAAA GTTTAATTCTGCCAAAAAAGACAATGACTTCATCTATCACGAGACTGTCCCCTCTTTGGAGACTCTGGCCTCAGTCAAAG GTGCTCCCCTGGTGAAAGCTCTGCCCGTCAATCCCACCGATCCCAGTGTGACTGGACCAGACCTCTTTTCCAAATTGGTGCCCATGGCTGCTCATGAAGCCTCTTCACTGTACAG tgAGGAGAAGGCCAAGCTGCTGAGAGACATCATGGCAAAAATTGAAAGCAAGAATGAAACACTAGA gcagttcATGGACTCTCTGGGCCTGGAACCAGAATCAGTGGACAACCTGGACATGTACAGCCACATTCCTCCCGTGCTGATGGAGAAGTGTGCTGCCCTCAGTGTCCGACCAGACACCGTCAAGAGCCTCATCCAGTCCATGCAGG TGCTCTCTGGCGTCTTCACTGATGTGGAGTCTTCACTGAAGGAGATCAGAGATGTTCTGGAGATGGATGAAGCAGGCGAGCGATCCCTCCAGGAGGTCGTTGGCTCTGTTGCGGGCGAGGTCCACCCCGCTGTGCAAAGCCAGGCTCTTGCTGAGATCCGCAGGGACCTGGAGAAATACATGGAGGCCCATGAGAAGGCTAGTTTTACCAACACAGAGCTCCACCGGGCCATGAACCTACACATCAGCAACCTGCGACTCCTTGGAGGGCCCCTGGAAAGTCTAAGGGAGGCCCTACCACGGCCCCAGCTCAGTGAAG AGGAAGTAGCAGGGCTGCAGTGTATGAAGCGGATTCTGGGGAAGGTGCAGGAGATGAGAGAACAGAGGGGCTCTTTGGAAAAACAGCTCCGTGACCTCATCCAGCAGGACGACATCACCTCTACTCTTGTCACTACAGAGAGAGCAGATATGAAG CGTATTTTtgaggagcagctgaagaagTACGAGCAGGTGAAGGTGTACATTGACCAGAACCTCGCAGCACAGGAAAACATCTTGAAGGCCCTGACCGAGGCCAATGTTCAATACGCCTCCGTCCGTAAGGGCCTGAgccagacagagcagcagtggaaCAGCACCGTCCAGGGTCTGGTGGGCTCATATGAAGCCTATGAGGACTTGATGAAGAAGTCACAGGAGGGGAAGGAGTTCTATGATGACCTGGAAGCCAAAGCATCATTTCTGCTGGAGAAAGCAAAAGCCCTGTGTCAGACCagggcagaggagaggaagccTTTTTTGGAAAA GGAGACCCAGAAGAAACCTCCAGCACGGCCGACAGCAGCAAAGCCGTCCCTTAAGCCGAAGACTCCAGATGTTGACTCTGCCTGTTCCAGCCTGGAGGACCCAGAGTTGGCTCAGCTTAGTGCAGCCATCTTGGCCTTGGGGGGTGACCTACCTGAGGATCTCCGTAGTCTCCCACCTGACATTCCTTCCCTTGCTACTACTGCAGCTCGACTGCCTCGTCCTGAAGCCTTCATCCCGCCTGGTGCTAACCTTGGTGGTAGCACCTCTCTGCCTTGGCCTGGTGCTCCAGCTGCTGGTCTTCCTCGATTCCCTGCAAACCTGCCACCTCCGGAGCTCCTTGCAAGGATAGCTCAGTTTCCTACTTCAGGGGCTATAGGACCACAGGGACCTATTCCACGTGGGCCCCTCCCTCAGATGACTCCACAGATGCCTCCACAAATGCCAACCCAAGTGTCCAGTTATAGGCCACCTCCTCCTCAAGCTCCTCAGCCTGGCCCTGTTGCCCCTGTCCCGATTCGTCCCTCaaccaccactgtggacagcatCCAGGCCCCTATCCCCAGCTACACCCCGACACCACACCATGCTGTCCCACCCGTGGCATCAACCGGGTACACTGTAACTCCACAGATGGGGACATACCCCCAATTTATTCCTCAACCACGTGGTCCCATTCAAAGCCAGACACCTGCCACTCAATCCCAGCAGCAGAAGCATCCGCAGCCATACCCCCATCCACTCCCACAGGGGTACCAGCCTAGACCTATTCATGGCCCACCCCCTCCTTTTCAGACCCAACAAGCCTACCCACATGGATATATGCCCCCTCAGCCTGGTGTTCCTCCTCAATACCAGCAGCCATTCCCAGGTCAGCTGCAGCCACATCAACAAAATGGCTTTCAGCCCCAGCCACAGATACCCCAAGGCTACCAGCCTCCACAGGGCTATGTGCCCCAGCAGCACCCTCAGATGATGCCAGGGTCCATGCCAAGGCCACCTCAGGTTCAGACTGCACACACGCCCACACCCCCAACTTCACAACAAGCCCCTGCAGTATCTCAGCCCTACCTGCCCCATCCTAACCAACAGCTGCCCACTGGTCTCCCTCACCAACACATGTTGCCACAACAGCAACAAATCCCAATGTCCGCCAGCACCCAGCAGATCCCACCACACCAACAGATGCAGATAACAGGAGGTCCAAGACCTCAGATGCCCCCCACAAGTCAGACAATGCCTCCAGTCTCACAGAACTACATGCCCCCCACTAGTCAGCCCATTCATCCCACCCTGCACCCTCAGATGCCTCCAGCTTCACAACCTCATATGGTGCCTGGTCCTCAGAGTCACCTGCCAAGAGGCCCTATGCCTCAAATGCCCCCAACTGCTCTTCCCCCACAGCATCACTCCCACCCTGGACAGCCTCCTATACCAAATATGCCCCAGCAGTCCATTCGGATTCCCAGCCAACCACAGCCTCCTCCTTCGGGGGGAGTATGCTACCCCGGAGGAGCTCCGTTGATGCCTCAGCAGCCTCTGGCACCTCAGCCCGCAACTCACCAACAACCTCAGGCTCCCCTTCCTATGACCCATCCTCAGCCTTCTGCTGTGTATCCCTCAGCTCCAGGGCCTAATGTACCTGCAAGTGCCCCCCAGCAACCCACTGCCATGGGCCCACATGGTGCACACGGCCCCCCTGCTCAACACATGATTCAGCCCTCTCCTGGAGGCCCTGCAGCAGCACAAGCACCCAACACTATCCCCCCTTCGCCTTCACCTTCaccctctccatctccctccccAGGACCTGCCTCATTGAGTCTTAACCCCCAGCAGAGACCCACTCCAGCTGCCACTCCTGTAGGCACAGCCCCACCCACTCTTCCCTCTCCCTCCGCCGTTTCTCCCTCAACGTCGTTGTTTGAACGGCAGAactcaagcacagatgaccttcTCTCCTCAAGCCCAGAGAGCCAGCCTGGAGGAACCAAGGCTCCCACCAACGTCCTCCAACCCACCAAAGCTGACCCTCAGGATGGGGAACGCCGAAAGAAGAGCTCTCAGGGTGTACTCCTAATACAGGGCGACCCATACCAAGCTCCAGAACGTGTTATGCGCCTTCATGGTGAACTGGAACGCTACAGGGCCCAGGTGGACTCCCTAGAACACCCCTCAGAAAGTGAAGGTGGTCTGTCAGTGCTAGACGCCCGCTGGAAGGAGCTGCAGGACCAGCAGGAGAAAGATGCCCGCCAGCTTTCTATCGCCATCGCCCGCTGCTACACCATGAAGAACCGCCACCAGGACGTCATGCCATACGATCTCAACCGTGTGGTGCTGCAGTCGGGCAAAGATGACTACATCAATGCCAGCTATGTGGAAGAGCTGTCACCATACTGTCCACGCCTTATCGCCACACAGGCTCCGCTCACTGGCACAGCGGCTGACTTTTGGTTGATGGTGTATGAACAGAAGGTGTCACTGATAGTCATGCTGGTTTCAgaacaggagctggagaag GGCAAAGTTCTGCGCTACTTCCCAACGGAACGCGGCCAGCAGCTTTCTCAGGGACCAATCACACTCAGCCTGACCACACAGAAGACAACTCCGACACACGTTGAGCGCATGATCAGTCTGCAGTACCGCGACCAAAGCCTGAAGCGCACCGTTGTCCATCTGCAGTTTACTTCATGGCCGGAGCT GGGTCTTCCTGACAGCAAGAGTAACCTCCTGCGTTTCATCCAGGAAGTTCATGGACACTACCTCCACCAGAGGCCCTTACACACACCTGTTGTGGTTCACTGCAG cTCCGGTGTTGGACGAACCGGCGCCTTCTGCCTGCTATACGCAGCgctgcaggagctggaggcAGGAAACGGGATCCCAGATCTTCCATTGCTGGTAAAGAAGATGAGGCAACAGAGGAAGAACATGCTTCAGGAAAAG CTCCACCTGAAGTTCTGCTATGAGGCCGTGTTGAAGCACGCTGAGCAGGTTCTTCAGCGTCATGGCATCGCGACCGCCACCTGCAGCAAGAACAGCAACTCTGCGGCTACAAAG ccttaCTTGAGACAGGAATCCCAGCAGGATATCGTCCTTGGCGGTGACATGCCCATCAGCTCCATCCAAGCCACCATTGCTAAGCTCAGCATCCGGCCTCCCAGTGCCACAGACCCAGCCATGGAGTATGGTGCCTCCTGTGGCATGGAGGAGCAGGTTGGCACCATCTTACCAGCCCTCGACTCAATGGTTGACATCCAGGATGCCACTACAGATCATTCCTTCAGCCTGCCCCCGTCCTCTCCTgctcactctcctccaccccctaATGGCCTAGATGCTGCCTCCCCCTCCACTCCACCAGCCCCCAACCACCAACCAGTCCCTGAGGCTGCACCCAGCATCAGCCCACCCCCCGATTCCACCGCTCCTGCTCCGTCATCTCTGGAGCTCCTGGCTTCGCTGACGCCCGAGGCCTTCTCTATGGACGGAGGAGGCAAAGGGAA